Part of the Candidatus Aenigmatarchaeota archaeon genome, AATAAAAAGGAGGATATGGTTTTTGAAACAGAAAAGGTTTTTGTGATGATAAATCAATATCCATATAAGGAAGGGCATATATTGGTTTTACCAAAGAAACATATAAAGGACCCTAGGGAAATGGATAAAGAAACCCTGATGGAATTTTTTAAAACAATCAATTTTATGCTTGACATTTTAGGTGAAGCTTACGATACAAAATCTTTTAATATAGGTTGTAATTTAGGTTCGGCAGCTAGTGCTACGTATGAGCATTTACATTTCCAAATTGTTCCAAGATGGGAAGGGGATACAGGATTTATGGAAATTTTTGCTTCTACAAGAGTCATGAAGGAGCATCCTAAAAAAACTAGGGACAAGCTAAAAGAAATAATAAGATCAAAAAGTAGATCAGAATGAAAAAAAGTATTTTATTTTTGTTTTTTCTATTAACTCTTTTATTTTTCTGGAAACTGGTTTTACATCCAAAATATATGCTTTTTCCAGTTCAGGATGTTATGGAGCAATACTCTTTGTGGAAGTTAATGATTCATAATAATGTAAAGATACATAAAGAATTGCCTCTATGGAACCCTTGGTATTTTTCAGGTCACCCATTTGTTAGTAATTTACTCTCATCTATGTTCTATCCAATAAATATAGTTTACATTATTTTCAATCCTGATTTTGCCTTTAATTACGTTTTTATGTTTGACATATTTTTAGCCGGTCTTTTCACATATTTTTTCTGTAGACAAATTGGATTAGAAGAAGATAGTTCTGTTTTGTCGTCTATAACATTTATGTTCAGTGGTTATTTTATTGATCATATATTTGCCGGCCATTT contains:
- a CDS encoding HIT domain-containing protein, whose product is MIEKYMLRDYMRKPGSKEKNIKGNCRFCEIVNKKEDMVFETEKVFVMINQYPYKEGHILVLPKKHIKDPREMDKETLMEFFKTINFMLDILGEAYDTKSFNIGCNLGSAASATYEHLHFQIVPRWEGDTGFMEIFASTRVMKEHPKKTRDKLKEIIRSKSRSE